The Salvia splendens isolate huo1 chromosome 21, SspV2, whole genome shotgun sequence genome includes a window with the following:
- the LOC121783418 gene encoding leucine-rich repeat receptor protein kinase HPCA1-like: MAAAARLLFCCLLIFSMYVGVLYAATNAKDAAALRSLKDEWTNTPPSWDSSGDPCTSWDGIVCDNSSRVTSLELSSMGLTGKMSGDIGQLSELLSLDLSNNLGLTGTISPQLGNLKKLAILMLSGCSFMGSIPSELGSLPELTFLALNFNNLNGEIPPSIGQLAKLTWLDLSDNRLTGQIPFATSISPTPGLNQLKNARHFHFSNNQLSGSIPEQLFGPDMSLIHLLLDGNQLSGTIPTSLASVQTLEVLRLDRNRLTKSVPSLNNLTNLINMHLANNQLSGLLPDLTGMNSLTYLDLSNNTFDLTGSSAWFSTLQSVATLVIEQGSFNGAVPQEIFSLPQIQQVFMKNNAFIELNLSANIGDKLQLVDLQNNGIVQLELGTEFTKTLMLFGNPVCSNNPNQIYCQLQQEAKPYSTSLTLCGMAKCDSDHLKLNPESCTCSYPYAGILYFVAPSSLDLSNATLFRSLETSLTVSLGLSVSLQNLSLNNENNLQMQLELFPSDDKYFSRSEIRTVASALGRRTYKAPSELGLYYFRPSEYIFDDGGRRVLTTGSIAGIVTGSAVLVLMLAALAVYAVRQKRRAEQAMSMSNPFASWTTGGRDTGGAPQLKGARWFSYEEVKKCTTNFSESNQIGSGGYGKVYKGVLSDGVVVAVKRSERGSMQGGTEFKTEIELLSRVHHKNLVGLVGFCFDQGEQMLVYEFMANGTLRESLSGKSGIQLDWMRRIRVALGSARGLAYLHELAHPPIIHRDVKSTNILLDDNLTAKVADFGLSKLVCDVSKGHVSTQVKGTLGYLDPEYYMTQQLTEKSDVYSLGVVMLELITGRQPIEKGKYIVREVRIAMDKNDDAHYGLNDKIDPAIKNSHDQLIGFHRFLELAMQCVEEAAADRPSTSEIVKTLEALLQAEGVNTSSTSGSSSTSSSLTEFGHGNGVRQHPYDDSLAMKDGAESESFGFDNRYALVSVVEPK; this comes from the exons ATGGCAGCCGCGGCACGGCTGCTCTTCTGCTGTCTGCTGATTTTCTCTATGTATGTTGGAGTTTTGTATGCTGCGACTAATGCAAAGGATG CTGCTGCTCTAAGATCACTAAAAGACGAGTGGACCAACACTCCGCCAAGCTGGGACAGCTCGGGTGATCCGTGCACATCCTGGGACGGCATTGTCTGCGACAACTCATCAAGGGTCACTTCACT AGAACTTTCGTCAATGGGGCTAACAGGAAAAATGAGTGGTGACATAGGACAGCTAAGTGAACTGCTCTCACT AGATCTGTCGAACAACCTTGGCCTAACCGGCACCATCTCTCCACAGCTCGGAAATCTGAAGAAGTTGGCTATTTT GATGCTTTCAGGGTGCAGCTTCATGGGCAGCATCCCGAGCGAACTAGGAAGTCTTCCCGAGCTAACTTTTCT TGCACTGAATTTCAACAACTTGAACGGAGAAATACCGCCTTCTATAGGCCAACTCGCGAAGCTAACTTGGCTCGATCTGTCAGACAATCGTCTCACAGGACAGATCCCATTCGCAACAAGCATTAGTCCAACCCCAGGCCTCAATCAGCTCAAAAACGCGAGGCACTT CCATTTCAGCAACAACCAGCTTTCTGGTTCCATCCCAGAGCAGCTCTTCGGTCCAGACATGTCATTGATCCACTT GCTCTTGGATGGGAATCAACTTTCAGGAACGATTCCGACTTCATTAGCAAGTGTTCAGACACTCGAAGTTCT ACGTCTTGATCGCAATCGCCTCACTAAATCTGTCCCGAGCCTCAACAACCTCACTAATCTCATTAACAT GCATTTGGCAAACAATCAATTGTCTGGTTTATTACCAGATCTAACCGGAATGAACTCCCTCACGTATCT GGACTTAAGCAACAATACTTTTGATCTAACTGGATCTTCAGCATGGTTCTCCACTTTGCAGTCAGTAGCTACTTT AGTGATTGAACAAGGGTCCTTCAATGGAGCAGTGCCACAAGAAATCTTCAGCCTACctcaaattcagcaagt GTTCATGAAGAACAATGCATTCATAGAACTAAACCTCAGCGCCAACATAGGCGACAAGCTTCAGCTCGTTGATCTCCAAAACAACGGCATAGTTCAGCTAGAACTCGGGACTGAATTCACCAAAACACTCAT GCTTTTTGGGAACCCCGTCTGCTCCAACAATCCCAACCAAATCTACTGTCAACTCCAGCAAGAGGCGAAGCCATACTCGACCAGCCTCACACTCTGTGGCATGGCAAAATGCGACTCAGAtcacctcaaactcaaccctgAAAGCTGCACCTGTTCGTATCCATATGCAGGGATCCTGTACTTCGTAGCGCCCTCTTCCCTGGACTTATCAAACGCCACACTGTTCCGTTCCTTGGAAACGAGCCTCACAGTGAGTCTAGGCCTATCAGTATCTCTGCAGAACCTCTCTTTGAACAATGAGAATAATCTTCAGATGCAGCTTGAGCTATTCCCTAGCGACGACAAGTACTTCAGCAGATCGGAGATCAGGACAGTCGCGTCTGCTCTCGGCAGACGAACATACAAGGCGCCGTCTGAGCTGGGACTGTACTACTTCAGACCATCTGAATACATCTTTGATG ATGGGGGGAGGAGAGTTCTCACCACCGGCTCCATAGCCGGGATAGTGACAGGAAGCGCGGTTCTGGTCCTCATGCTCGCTGCATTGGCTGTGTACGCAGTTCGCCAGAAAAGGCGAGCCGAGCAGGCCATGTCTATGTCCAATCCATTTG CCTCTTGGACAACCGGTGGGAGGGATACGGGAGGGGCTCCACAACTGAAAGGGGCACGGTGGTTCTCCTACGAAGAGGTCAAGAAGTGCACCACCAACTTCTCAGAGAGCAACCAGATAGGCTCTGGAGGCTATGGCAAG GTGTACAAAGGAGTTCTGAGTGATGGAGTGGTAGTTGCAGTGAAGAGATCCGAGCGAGGATCCATGCAAGGAGGGACAGAATTCAAGACAGAAATCGAGCTGCTGTCGCGAGTTCATCACAAGAACCTCGTTGGCCTTGTCGGATTCTGCTTCGATCAAGGAGAGCAGATGCTGGTATATGAGTTCATGGCTAATGGAACGCTCCGTGAAAGTTTATCAG GAAAGAGTGGGATCCAATTAGACTGGATGAGGAGAATAAGGGTTGCATTGGGTTCAGCTAGAGGATTGGCCTACTTACATGAACTGGCGCATCCTCCAATCATTCATCGCGATGTGAAGTCGACAAACATCTTACTAGACGATAATCTGACGGCTAAGGTTGCCGATTTCGGGCTGTCTAAACTGGTTTGTGACGTTTCAAAAGGTCATGTTTCTACTCAAGTGAAAGGCACTCTG GGATACTTGGACCCCGAATACTACATGACCCAACAGCTAACTGAGAAGAGCGACGTCTACAGCCTTGGAGTTGTGATGCTCGAGCTCATAACCGGCCGTCAGCCGATAGAGAAGGGCAAGTACATCGTTCGCGAGGTGAGGATCGCGATGGACAAGAACGACGATGCCCACTACGGACTCAACGATAAAATCGACCCAGCAATAAAGAACAGCCATGATCAACTCATTGGGTTCCATAGGTTCCTCGAGCTGGCAATGCAATGCGTGGAGGAAGCTGCTGCGGATCGTCCCTCAACGAGCGAGATCGTGAAGACCCTCGAAGCTCTGCTGCAGGCCGAAGGCGTGAACACGAGCTCGACATCCGGGTCGTCCTCAACCTCCTCGTCACTCACGGAGTTCGGACACGGCAACGGCGTACGCCAACATCCATACGATGACTCTCTGGCGATGAAGGATGGGGCGGAGAGTGAATCCTTTGGGTTTGATAATAGGTATGCACTTGTTTCAGTAGTTGAGCCAAAgtaa